TTTGTCCGGGGCAGCCGAACCTACCCGGAACGCGCCCGGAAGCAGCAAGGGCCGTCACCCGTCCTCCAGAGGAGCTGTTTTTTGACTGCGGAAATCGTAAAAATCAATCCTGATAATCCTGACCCGCGCATGGTTTCGTATGTGGCTGACCAGATCAAAAAGGGCCAGGTCGCCGGCATGCCCACGGACACCTTCTACGGACTGGCCGCCGACCCTTTCAACCTGCACGCGGTGGACCTGATCTATGACGTCAAGTCCCGCAGCCGGCACAAGCCGCTTTCGCTGCTGATTGAGAGCGTGGAGCAGGCCGAATACCTGGCGCGCGACCTGCCGGAGGAGTTCTACGAGATCGCCCGCAAGTACTGGCCGGGCCCGCTGACCATCATCGTGAACGCGTCAGAACGGCTGCCGCTGAAGGTGACGGCCAATACCGGCAACGTGGCGCTGCGGTTGCCCGCCGCGCGCATTCCGGTGGAGGTGATCCGCGCCGCCGGGGTGCCGATTACCGCCACGTCGGCCAACATCAGCGGGGCCAGCGAGTGCACCAGCGCTGACGGCGTCCGCCAGCAACTGGGCAAGCAGATTGGTTTGATCGTGGACGGCGGCCCCAGCCCGCGCGACGTGGCCTCCACCATCATCAACATGAGCGAGCCGGGCCGGGTGACCATCCTGCGCCAGGGCGCCATCCCGGAAAGTGAATTGCAGAAATTCCTGAATTAATGGCCGCAAAGCGGAAGACAAAATGGCTGCTGGCGTTGCTGTTGGCCGCGCTGGCGTACTTGGGGCTAGTGTACTTTTTCGTGGTGCGCCGGGCGTCGGGCGATGAAGCCCGCCACGCCGACGTGATCGTAGTCTTTGGCGCCGCCGAGTATGCCGGACGCCCTTCACCGGTGTACCGCGCGCGGCTGGACCACGCGGCCGAACTCTATCGCCACGGCATGGCTCCGCTGATCATCACCACCGGCGGCGCCGGCGCCGATCCCCGTTACAGTGAAGGCGAAGTTGGCCGCGACTACCTGAAGACGCTGGGCATTCCCGACCGCGCGCTCATCGCCGAGACGCAAAGCCCGGACACGGCAGCGTCGTCGCGACGCGTGGCCAACATCATGTACGTGAACGGCATGCACTCCTGCCTGGCGGTGAGCGACGCCTACCATATCTTCCGCATCAAAAAGATGATGGGCCGCGAAGGGGTGACACAGGTCTATGGCGCTCCTCGCGCCAACTCCGTGCCGCAGACTTTTCTGAAACGCCAGGAAGCCGCATGGCATGAGATTGCCAGCTACACGATGTGGCTGATGCATATTTCGTGATAGAGCGAGAAGAAGAGACGGCCGCGAATTTGCGCGAATGAGCGCGAATCCCAGCGGGACGTCTCAAAGATTCCAAACCATCACCCAGGCAATCCCCACCGCGGTGGCCGTACCCAGCAGGTTGACGGCGTCATTGTTGAGCCAGCCGCGGCGTTCCAGCAGCGCGCCCAGCAGGCTATCCACCAGCGATCCCAGAAAGCCCGCGAGAACGATCGCCACCAAGAGGTGCGTGGGCACCAGTCCCAGCAGGCGTCCTGTGCCCGCGACGACCCCAGCGGCCAGCAGGGCAGCCGCCGTGCCATAGAGGCTGACGCCACCGTCCATGCCGGGTGGGACGGATTTCCAAGTGGTGATCAAGACCGTCTTGCCCGGGAAGGCCATGCCGATTTCACTGGAGCAGGTATCGGCCGCGGCTTCAGCCAATGCCGCCAGAGCCAGCACCGGCCAGACCGCAGGAGAAACTAAGGGAGCCACCGCGACGATGAGCCCCGCCACGCCCAGGTTGGCCATGACCTGGGAAGCTGAGCGCCCGCGCCGGTCATCTCTTTTTTGGACTTCGTTCAATTGAACTTCGTCGCCGTTCGGGTACTCGCCGCCGCGGAGTTGCCGTTTGCGGTCCGCGCCGGAACGGGTCGCCAACAGGGTTACGGCGAAGACCACTAGCAAGACCCAGAACATCGCAAGGTCGCGCGCCGCAAAGACCAGGGCGACGGCGAACCCGGCAAGCCCGCCGGAGGCGTCCACTCCGCTGGCCAGCCAGCCCAGAAGCGCGAAGGCCGTGGTGAGGCCCAGGGCAATCAGGAGATGCCGGGCGACGGGCGCCGGTTGTGCGAGCCCAAGCCGGGCGTGATCGAGCCAGGCAAACACCACGATCAGGCCCGCGGCGGCAGCCAGGGCGACCCAGTCGTCAGGCTTGATTCGGCCAGTGGTAGCCAGCGTGGTCCTCCGGGAAAGCGGTCAAGTTGCGCGATGGTTGCATCATAACTGTTAAATCGCCGCCTTCGCAGCGGCTGTTAAACTGCCGCAATCGCAGCTGCCCAATCGCTGCCGTCAATTCGATACGTTCGAAACAGCAGGCCCGTGCGGATTAAGGGGACTACGCTGTGGCAAGCCGAATGTTATACGAAAATGCCGGGAACGTCTTTGCGCCGGGCGGATAACCCGCTACAATGAATTCCTCGCAATAATCTCAGTTTAGTTCGTTCATCCCGGTAGGTCCGGTGGAGTCATCTTAATGATCTCAAGAACCAAGGCCGTTTGGCTGATATTGCTGACGGCACTGACGGTAGCGCTGGTGGCCGGCTGCAATGACACGTTGCGGCAGTTCATTGTGCCGCTGCCTGCCCCGGGAGGCGACCCTTGCACTGGGTGCACCACGCACGCCGTGGTGTTGTCGCAAAATCCCGCGGGCAACGGCAGCATGATGCACATTGACGTCCTGGGTGACACCGAGGTGGGCATAGTTTCCACCGGTCCGAGCCCGGTGTTTTTCAGCAAGAACATCAACCGCGTCTTTATCACCAACAGCGACAAGACGGTCACCAGCTACATTGGCCTGCTGAGCAATGCGATCAATCCCAATATCGTCACGCTGCCCGCCACGGCCAGCGGGTCCATTGCGGGCGCGGCCAGCAGCACTGGCAATTTCTACTTGGCTGACAGCGTCAGCAGTGACGTGAGCGAGATTTCATCGAACTCGCTGGCGGTCACAGCCACTGTTACCGTGGGGAGCCAGCCGGTGGCGGTGGTGGGCGCCGCCAACAACAGCAAAATTTACGTGATCAACCACGGCAGCGATAATCTCACAGTCATCTCCACTACGGACAACACGGTCCTTGGCAACATCGGGCTGGGCGCGGGTGCGCAGCCGGTGTGGGGCGTGATGAGTTCGGACGGCTCGCATGTTTACATCGTGAACCAGGGCAACGGCACGGTCAGCGCGATTGACACTCTCCTGGACATCGTGATCGCCAACATTCCCGTGGGTTTGTCAGCTGCGTCATCCCCGAACTTTGCCGTGTTTGACGGCAAGAACCAGCGGGTTTGGGTCAACAACACCGGCGACAACACTGTAAGCGTGATCAAAGCCAATGACATTGATCTGGCGGCCGTTCCCCAGGTGCTGCCGCGCAAGATTACCGATATCATCCTTACCGCCGCGCCCACGTCCCTGACCGTGCTGGCCGACGGCACGCGCGCGTACGCCGCGTTGGGGGGATGCCCCGCTGGGACCAATCACATCAATCTTCTCGACGCAGCCCACCTTCCCCTTTGCACCGGCAACCGGGTCAGCGTGATTGACGCCGTGGCGCTGCACGAATCGGGCATCATTACCGTGGCCCCGGGAGCGGTTTCCATAGATTCGGCCACCGATAGTTCGCGAGTGTATGTGGTGGGCGCGCATGATACCACCACCATCAAAGACAACATGCATAACCCGAGCTGCACCGTTGCCCCGTGCACCACCACCGGCGGAGGCTGCATCGCGCTGCCCTGTTTGCCGGGGCCGCCGCTTCCTGACAGGACGTTCTCCACGCCGTCCATGGACATCATCCGCACCGCGACCAATGCCATCTTCCATCCTCCGGTGGATGTCTCGGTCAGCAGCGTGCCGCCGAGTTTCCACACCCCGCAACAGGATTTCAACTGCGTAGCTGCCCTGGATCCCAACTTTAATAAGACGGTGCCGTTGCCGTGTCCGGCGCAGCAATCGTTCATGGTGCGGATGATTCCGTAGCCGGAATTTCCAGGCAAAAATGAAAAGGCGGCGAGAGCCGCCTTTCTTTTTCAAGACCGTTGCAAGGAAATGGAACCTTAAGAGGGACGCCGGTCCGCGCGGCGGCGGCGATTGTAGCGCATGGCGATGTTCATGAAGACGTGGCCGCTGTCAGTATCAAAGCACATGACCAGTGATTCCTGGTCCTCATTGCTCTTTTCCCCCAGTTCGTCCAGGTGGACCACCGGCGGATAGACCTTGAATTGAAAACCCTGGTCGTTGAGCGCGGTGACGGCGCTGCCGGTCACCATGTTGGCCAATTCGCACACGGTTTCGCGCGCTACCTCGTCGCTCACCTGCATCGGCGATCCGGACAGACGGCTGGCGACTTTGGCCGCGGTGGACGCATCAACGTCAAAAATGATGCGGCCTTCAATATCGCCCTTGATGGTCACCAGAGACGCAATGCCTTTGCGGCGATACGCATCTTCATCCATGGTGACCTCGCCGATGCGCGTGGTGGACTGCAAGGTCTCCGCCAGCACGGCGTCCGCCGCGTTGATGAACGGTTGAATCAGCTCCATTTTCATGGACTCAGCTCTCCTGGGCGACCGCGGTGGTCACCACGGCGTCATCCCCCATCACATACTTGATCACTTCGTAGAGGATTTCCGCCTTCACCGGCTTCTGCACAAAGTGGCGCGCGCCTTTTTGCAGCGCGGCGACGATGTTTTCCTGGTAGCCGACCGAAGACACCATGACAATGCGCGCTTCCGGGTGGGCGCGGACGATGCGTTCCGCGGCCTCAATGCCTTCCATCTGCGGCATGGTGATGTCCATCAGCACCATGTCCGGCGTGGCCCGGTCATACTCGGTGATGGCGGTGCAGCCATCGCCGGCTTCGCCCGCAATTTCACCGCCGAAGGCTTCCACCATCTTGGCGACGTTCTTGCGCGCGAAAACCGAATCATCTACCACCAGATACCGGATCGGTTTGTGGTCCTTGCGAAGCAATAAGGGAAACTGGTCCATATTCTCACTCCTTGCAACAACGTCTTTCATACTTGCACAGTCCTGTTCATGCGTTCGGGATTGCAGTGAATCGCCAGCGAGTCCGCCAGCGCGTCCAGCGGCACCACCCGCGTGGCAAAGCCGCGTTCAATGGCCGCCTTCGGCATTCCGAAGACGACACAAGATTCTTCCGTCTGGGCAATGGTCATTCCGCCCGCGTCCTTGATCATACCCATGCCCGCGGCGCCGTCATCACCCATGCCGGTCATCAACACGCCGATGGCGCGGCTGCCAAACTCCGCCGCCACCGAGCGGAACAACACGTCCACCGACGGCCGATGCCCGTTGATGCGCGGCTCGTCGGTCAGCACCACCGTGCCGGCCAGCGTCATGCGGCGAACTTTTACGTGGCGGTCGCCGGGACAGATCAGCACCCGGCCCGCCGTCAAAAGGTCGCCGCTCTGGGCCTCTTTCACTTCAAGGGCGCTGCATTCGTTGAGCCGCCGCGCAAACAGATCAGTAAATCCTTCCGGCATATGCTGCACCACAACAATACTGCCGGGAAAGTCTCCGGGCAATTTCGAAAGCAGGTACTGGAGCGCGTTGGGCCCGCCCGTGGAAACGCCAATGGCGACGATTTTGGTCGGATCCTTGCGCGAGCGGGGAAGCGGCTTTTTGGCCGGCCTGGCATCATCCATCGGAAGCACTTGCGGCCCGTTCCGGCGCTTGGCCTTGGACGCAGCCTTGATCTTGCTGATGAGGTCGTACGCAATCTCGTCCATGTGCGCGGACGCTGCGTCATGCGGCTTGGCCACAAAGTCGAACGCGCCCAGGGCCAGCGCCTTGAACGTTGCCGTGGCGCCTTCCGTGCTGAGGGCGCTGACCACGATGGTGGGCACGCGCGATTGCCGCATGATCTGGCGCAGCATTTCCATTCCGTCCATGCGCGGCATTTCCAGGTCCAGCGTGATCACGTCCGGCTTGAGGTCGTGGACCTTCTTCAGCCCGAACGCGCCGTCCATGGCGGTGCCCACCACTTCAATCTCGTGGTCGCGCGCCAGGATTTGCGGTATCAGTTTCCGCATGAGCGCCGAATCGTCTACCACCAGTACGCGGACCTTGCTCATGCCGTGGCCCCCACCATCGCTGGCGTCCGGCCCAGCCGGGAAACCACGCTCGAGATATTCAGGATCAGCACCACCGTGCCATCACCCAAAATGGAAGCTCCGCTGACCATGTCTGTGGCTACCAGATGGTCGTCCAGGGCCTTGATGACCAGTTCTTCTTCACCCACCAGGTGGTCCACCACCAGGCCGAACTTGCGGTCGCCCAGCGTGATCACCACTACAAACATTTTTTCGTCGCCGTCATTTTCCGGCGGCGCTCCGCGCAAATACAGCAGAGGCAACACTTCGTCGCGCAACTGCACGACGTCATGGTTGTCCACGCGATGGACGCTGCTCCTTCTGGCGCGGCTGATCTCCACCACCGCGGCCAGCGGGACGGCATATGTGCGGTCGGCCACGCGGAAGAGCAGCGCTTTGATGATGGCCAGAGTCAGGGGGACCTTGAGACAAAACGTGGTCCCTTTGCCGGCGGTGCTCTTGGTGGTGACCGAGCCCTTCAAGCGGTCGAGCACGGTCTTGACCACGTCCATGCCCACGCCTCGCCCGGAGATGGAGGTGACCTGCGCGGCGGTGCTCAACCCGGGATGGAAGATCAGGTTCAGCGCTTCCTGTTCGCTGAGCATGGCGGCGTCGGCCTGGCTGAGGATGCCGCGTTCCACGGCTTTGCCCACCAACCGGTCGCGATCAATGCCGCGTCCGTCGTCCTCGGCTTCAATCACAATCTGGTTGCCCTGATGATAGGCGGCCAGCCGGACGGTGCCTTGCGCGGGCTTGCCCGCGTTGATGCGCTCTGCCGGCGACTCAATGCCGTGGTCCACCGAGTTGCGGACCAGGTGCGCCAGCGGCTCAGCCAGCATGTCCAAAATGCTCTTGTCCAAGTCCGTGTCCTGCCCGGTGATCACCAGCGCCACTTCTTTGCCGCAGGATTTGGCCACGTCGCGCACCACGCGCGGGAAGCGGCGGAAAAGGTGCTCCACCGGCACCATGCGGATCTTCATCACCGACTTCTGCAGATCGTTCATGATGCGCGCCTGGAAGGCCAGGGCGTCAGCGAATTTCATCTTCAGCGGGTCCTTGGGAAAACGT
This region of Terriglobia bacterium genomic DNA includes:
- a CDS encoding threonylcarbamoyl-AMP synthase, with translation MTAEIVKINPDNPDPRMVSYVADQIKKGQVAGMPTDTFYGLAADPFNLHAVDLIYDVKSRSRHKPLSLLIESVEQAEYLARDLPEEFYEIARKYWPGPLTIIVNASERLPLKVTANTGNVALRLPAARIPVEVIRAAGVPITATSANISGASECTSADGVRQQLGKQIGLIVDGGPSPRDVASTIINMSEPGRVTILRQGAIPESELQKFLN
- a CDS encoding YdcF family protein, translating into MAAKRKTKWLLALLLAALAYLGLVYFFVVRRASGDEARHADVIVVFGAAEYAGRPSPVYRARLDHAAELYRHGMAPLIITTGGAGADPRYSEGEVGRDYLKTLGIPDRALIAETQSPDTAASSRRVANIMYVNGMHSCLAVSDAYHIFRIKKMMGREGVTQVYGAPRANSVPQTFLKRQEAAWHEIASYTMWLMHIS
- a CDS encoding DUF92 domain-containing protein, which translates into the protein MVFAWLDHARLGLAQPAPVARHLLIALGLTTAFALLGWLASGVDASGGLAGFAVALVFAARDLAMFWVLLVVFAVTLLATRSGADRKRQLRGGEYPNGDEVQLNEVQKRDDRRGRSASQVMANLGVAGLIVAVAPLVSPAVWPVLALAALAEAAADTCSSEIGMAFPGKTVLITTWKSVPPGMDGGVSLYGTAAALLAAGVVAGTGRLLGLVPTHLLVAIVLAGFLGSLVDSLLGALLERRGWLNNDAVNLLGTATAVGIAWVMVWNL
- a CDS encoding chemotaxis protein CheX, which gives rise to MKMELIQPFINAADAVLAETLQSTTRIGEVTMDEDAYRRKGIASLVTIKGDIEGRIIFDVDASTAAKVASRLSGSPMQVSDEVARETVCELANMVTGSAVTALNDQGFQFKVYPPVVHLDELGEKSNEDQESLVMCFDTDSGHVFMNIAMRYNRRRRADRRPS
- a CDS encoding response regulator gives rise to the protein MDQFPLLLRKDHKPIRYLVVDDSVFARKNVAKMVEAFGGEIAGEAGDGCTAITEYDRATPDMVLMDITMPQMEGIEAAERIVRAHPEARIVMVSSVGYQENIVAALQKGARHFVQKPVKAEILYEVIKYVMGDDAVVTTAVAQES
- a CDS encoding chemotaxis response regulator protein-glutamate methylesterase, encoding MSKVRVLVVDDSALMRKLIPQILARDHEIEVVGTAMDGAFGLKKVHDLKPDVITLDLEMPRMDGMEMLRQIMRQSRVPTIVVSALSTEGATATFKALALGAFDFVAKPHDAASAHMDEIAYDLISKIKAASKAKRRNGPQVLPMDDARPAKKPLPRSRKDPTKIVAIGVSTGGPNALQYLLSKLPGDFPGSIVVVQHMPEGFTDLFARRLNECSALEVKEAQSGDLLTAGRVLICPGDRHVKVRRMTLAGTVVLTDEPRINGHRPSVDVLFRSVAAEFGSRAIGVLMTGMGDDGAAGMGMIKDAGGMTIAQTEESCVVFGMPKAAIERGFATRVVPLDALADSLAIHCNPERMNRTVQV
- a CDS encoding chemotaxis protein CheA, with amino-acid sequence MRELFFEGAAELLQTLNDVGLELEKHPGDQEILREARRTVHTLKGDSAACGFQEFSALAHQLEDALTPEVAAQAREALAEAVLIAADTFSSMLSAYRGKLQPPAGEELRQQILALTSKRAGGVAHKLQARFAWSEYEQLVIADVLDRGENVYNIAFSIDPRCPMRTAAMQLVHNVLQECGRVVAMVPEQSMLPHDVDVVEAVVAGQRTQEWIERKCRIPSVVSEILVQQVRKTDHVSDDVLDIVEHVTSTDEEYPESFFAEEQVPAAVPAAPSASQNAAAPQPAERAASPFSATSENLLRVDAERIDTVMNLVGELIIAKSMLHQTVSDFAKRFPKDPLKMKFADALAFQARIMNDLQKSVMKIRMVPVEHLFRRFPRVVRDVAKSCGKEVALVITGQDTDLDKSILDMLAEPLAHLVRNSVDHGIESPAERINAGKPAQGTVRLAAYHQGNQIVIEAEDDGRGIDRDRLVGKAVERGILSQADAAMLSEQEALNLIFHPGLSTAAQVTSISGRGVGMDVVKTVLDRLKGSVTTKSTAGKGTTFCLKVPLTLAIIKALLFRVADRTYAVPLAAVVEISRARRSSVHRVDNHDVVQLRDEVLPLLYLRGAPPENDGDEKMFVVVITLGDRKFGLVVDHLVGEEELVIKALDDHLVATDMVSGASILGDGTVVLILNISSVVSRLGRTPAMVGATA